The DNA segment GCCAGGGCATGCGGGGTGAAGGGCAGCGGATGTGCGCCCCCGAAGCGGGAGACGGGGTAGTCCCGCGGGGCCTCCAGCTTGTCGTAGCAGCAGCCGATGTTCAGGACGAAGCCCGCCTCCTGGCTCTTGCGCAGCTGCGTGAGGGCGAGCGGCCCGCAGGTGTGCAGCCCGATGGAAGCCCGATCCCGGCCTGAGAAGAGCGGATCAATCCCCGGCTGGAGCCCGTCCTCGACGGAGGCCTGGATGAAACTCACGGTGTCCCCGCCCTGTCTCGCCAGCCACCGTCGACCCTTGTCCTGCAACGCGGCGTCCCGGTCGATGCTGTGGAAGGTCCACCCGAACGTCCGCGCACAGAGGCGGGCCAGATGTCCCATGCCCCCGCCGATATCGACCGCCTGGCGGACGAAGCGCGTTCTCGGCGCGAGCAGGGCGAGCACCCGCTCTAGCTCGTGGGTCTTCTTTGCGCTGAGCCCCTGCGTCTCCGTCACCGTCAGCGGGTGAAGGCCCTCGTGCCACGGCAGCGTCGTCAGCTCCTGGAGCGCGCCCAGGAGCGCGTCCAGGGACGGAGGCGGAACGCCCACGAGCACCCCCTGGTCCAGCAGCCGCTCGCCCGCTTCATCGAGCGACCGGGTATAGGCCCGCCAGTCCTCGGGATAGGCGGCGCCGGACCCCGGCCAGCCCTGGAGGATGGAGTGGGACCAGAGCGGGGACCAGGGCCGGAGCTGGTGCGTGAGCGCCTCGAGTCGCGCCTGGAAGTCCATGTCGGCGCATCCTATGCGCCGCCGCCCCGCCGGTTGGTTCAGTTCTCAGCCAGGCCGAGGTTCGTCACGCGGCCATCCGGGATGATGCTTACCTTGTAGCGCCAGGTCGCGGTCCCGAACTTCACCAGGTACGTGTAGACGCGGTCATCGCCCAGCACCTCGCGCTTCACCAGGACGAGCGGCCCCGTCGGCCCCAGGTCCTGCAACAGGTCCTGGTAGTAAGGCACGGCCTCCGGGAAGAACCAGCTCGGCAGGTACGCGAAGTCTGCCGGATCCAGCGTCCCGTTGCGGAGCTGTTCGAGCATCGCCGTGAACCGCGCCGTCATCGCCGGCTCCTGGTCGGGAATGGGCGCCAGGGGCGGCACCGCGAGCGCGGGGTTCACGAGGGCCGCGATCCCGTCCGAGAACGCCGTGGGGTTCGCGGTGTTGGAGTTGATCAACACCACGATGGACAGCTCGTCCCCAAGGAACCGGGAGTAGACGCAGACGAAGCCCTGCCAACCACCGGTGTGCTGATGCAGCGGCTTGCCCGCGCGCTCCTGGAGCATCCAGCCAAAGCCATACGGATAGGAGGCCCCGCTGTTGAGTTTCACGGGTGACAGGATCTGCTGCCAGCTCCCCCGGCCCAGGATGGCCCGCTGATCCACGGCGGCGTCCCAGGCCAGCACGTCCTTCAAGGAGAAGTAGAGCGAACCGTCCGCGTTGCGATTCAACGACGGCGAAACCCACTTCTGGTTCTTCACCACGCCGTCGACCACGCTGTAGCCGGCCGCTCGGTTCGGGATGACGTCCTCTTCGCTGATGCCTCGCGCGGTCGACATGTGCGCGGGCCGGAAGACCTGCGACCCCAGGACGTTGACGTAGGAGGTGCCCGCGACCTGGTTCACCAGGATGCCCAGCAGGACGTAGCCCGTGTTGCTGTAGTTCCAGCGCAGGCCGGCGGGGAACTGGAGG comes from the Corallococcus caeni genome and includes:
- a CDS encoding methyltransferase; this encodes MDFQARLEALTHQLRPWSPLWSHSILQGWPGSGAAYPEDWRAYTRSLDEAGERLLDQGVLVGVPPPSLDALLGALQELTTLPWHEGLHPLTVTETQGLSAKKTHELERVLALLAPRTRFVRQAVDIGGGMGHLARLCARTFGWTFHSIDRDAALQDKGRRWLARQGGDTVSFIQASVEDGLQPGIDPLFSGRDRASIGLHTCGPLALTQLRKSQEAGFVLNIGCCYDKLEAPRDYPVSRFGGAHPLPFTPHALALTTRGRHHKSEAEFARMKRVYAWRFAFDLLTRQRFPERGFVRAGDAPRALYDGPFAVYARDRLERLGLEPGMTDAELEDFEVSVRAETRDLLLCHLLRDRFARALEVVLLLDRALLLEELGFQVELLQLFDPRLSPRNLALIASRSA
- a CDS encoding serine hydrolase domain-containing protein; the protein is MAVLLVGLLLGGPAAAHDALRERIEAFVRAEQKRQGVPGLAVGVVSHGRVVLAKGYGFANLEHQVPVEADTLFQSGSVGKMFTAMAVMLQVEAGRVVLSDSITKYFPDAPATWRPITVRHLLTHTSGVGDIYDVLDLRQDYTDADYRQIAYGRPLQFPAGLRWNYSNTGYVLLGILVNQVAGTSYVNVLGSQVFRPAHMSTARGISEEDVIPNRAAGYSVVDGVVKNQKWVSPSLNRNADGSLYFSLKDVLAWDAAVDQRAILGRGSWQQILSPVKLNSGASYPYGFGWMLQERAGKPLHQHTGGWQGFVCVYSRFLGDELSIVVLINSNTANPTAFSDGIAALVNPALAVPPLAPIPDQEPAMTARFTAMLEQLRNGTLDPADFAYLPSWFFPEAVPYYQDLLQDLGPTGPLVLVKREVLGDDRVYTYLVKFGTATWRYKVSIIPDGRVTNLGLAEN